In Danaus plexippus chromosome 6, MEX_DaPlex, whole genome shotgun sequence, a single window of DNA contains:
- the LOC116779019 gene encoding 5'-deoxynucleotidase HDDC2 encodes MDLGLENKKILEFLELVGRLKHIKRTGWVICDIENCETIAGHMYRMGLMTFLLTEKNNPTKLDRFKCLQIALIHDLAECIVGDLTPHCGVTPEEKHRREDEAMKTIAELTGLAGDRMYEIYKEYENQSSPEAKFAKDLDRYDMILQAFEYEKRENKPKKLEEFFQSTYGTFNHPFIQGLAKELYKQRDEFEKQSNNIG; translated from the exons atggaTTTAGGtctagaaaacaaaaaaatacttgaattTTTGGAGTTAGTCGGGCGCCttaag cataTCAAAAGGACAGGATGGGTGATATGTGATATAGAAAACTGTGAGACCATAGCTGGTCATATGTACCGCATGGGCCTCATGACCTTCCTActgacagaaaaaaataatccaaCTAAACTTGATCGATTCAAATGTTTACAAATTG CATTAATACATGACTTAGCAGAATGTATTGTGGGCGATTTAACTCCGCACTGTGGTGTAACACCAGAAGAGAAACATAGACGAGAGGATGAGGCGATGAAGACAATTGCTGAACTCACCGGTTTGGCTGGAGACagaatgtatgaaatatataaa GAGTATGAAAACCAAAGTTCACCAGAAGCAAAGTTCGCCAAAGATCTGGATCGTTATGACATGATTTTGCAAGCATTTGAATATGAAAAACGtgaaaataaaccaaaaaagCTTGAAGAATTCTTTCAGTCAACTTATGGAACATTCAATCATCCTTTTATACAAGGTTTAGCAAAAGAATTGTATAAACAAAGAGATGAATTCGAAAAACAATCTAACAATATAGGTTGA